From Candidatus Methylacidithermus pantelleriae, a single genomic window includes:
- a CDS encoding GAF domain-containing protein — MEKQKPSSFPFSIKTADLIELFKPTRAIRFFLKAAIEQSQASSGSFILFNPNTGLLDIEASIGLRKGARRVKLKLGQGITGWVATTGEPLRVDDVRLDRRYVCVDPRVRSELAVPVEWQGSVIGVLNVDSHRVNHFTEEHQRDLISLAEEAARWLAFAWEIQRLRRRGEQLTGLLGIGRTLVSESNLDAVLQGVVRHACRLVQAKASSLSFWDSEKQELVLRSSFGTSKEFLHKSPIRPGESLMDLAIQRGRAVALFHLPDDPYLYYTERGKEEGFASLLAVPLVFAKKFLGVLAVYTGVPHRFSTEEIRLLQMLADLSSVAIQKAQLWERLMETEEALRQSERLSALGLLAAEVAHEIRNPLAVMQLLFHSLVQSAKLEGHAQKDAVIIGEKMRQMNRILDQVLHLGRSAEPAPEWVDVSQMLEDILLLVRAKAQKQGISVRKKITPGLPPLLADRAQLEQALLNLVLNALEAMPGGGTLWLEAQPYTHRGTRYLALGVGDTGPGLSREQKEDLFTLFRTSKPGGTGIGLAIVRRIVENHRGKVLVQSRKGRGTRFRLLIPSDPLEVS, encoded by the coding sequence GTGGAAAAGCAAAAGCCTTCCTCCTTTCCTTTTTCCATAAAAACAGCCGATCTAATCGAGCTTTTTAAACCCACTCGTGCCATCCGGTTCTTTCTCAAAGCCGCGATCGAACAATCTCAGGCCAGTAGTGGCTCTTTTATTTTGTTTAACCCCAACACCGGCCTTCTTGATATTGAGGCTTCCATCGGCCTTCGCAAAGGGGCCCGGCGAGTCAAACTCAAGCTCGGCCAAGGAATCACAGGATGGGTAGCCACGACGGGCGAACCGCTGCGCGTAGACGACGTGCGTCTCGACCGGCGGTACGTGTGTGTTGACCCTCGAGTCCGCTCAGAGCTTGCAGTTCCCGTGGAATGGCAGGGATCGGTGATTGGTGTCCTCAATGTCGACAGTCATCGAGTCAATCATTTTACCGAGGAGCACCAAAGGGATCTTATTTCACTTGCTGAGGAGGCGGCTCGGTGGCTGGCGTTCGCTTGGGAGATCCAACGACTCCGGCGTCGAGGAGAACAGCTCACAGGTCTGCTAGGGATTGGGAGGACTCTGGTTTCCGAAAGCAACTTGGACGCGGTTTTGCAGGGGGTTGTTCGTCATGCCTGCCGCCTGGTCCAAGCCAAAGCCAGTTCTCTTTCCTTTTGGGATTCCGAAAAGCAAGAGCTTGTCTTACGATCAAGTTTTGGCACCAGTAAAGAGTTCCTGCACAAATCCCCGATTCGCCCTGGAGAGTCGCTTATGGATCTGGCGATTCAAAGGGGACGAGCTGTGGCCTTATTCCATCTTCCAGATGACCCTTATCTCTACTACACGGAACGGGGTAAGGAAGAAGGTTTTGCTAGTTTGCTCGCGGTTCCCCTGGTTTTTGCCAAGAAATTCCTGGGTGTACTGGCGGTCTACACGGGGGTTCCGCACCGGTTTTCAACGGAAGAAATCCGGCTTCTTCAGATGCTGGCCGATCTTTCTTCGGTTGCGATCCAAAAGGCCCAGCTATGGGAGCGTCTTATGGAAACCGAAGAGGCCCTGCGACAAAGTGAACGCCTTTCTGCATTGGGGCTTCTAGCTGCAGAAGTAGCCCACGAGATCCGAAATCCCCTGGCTGTCATGCAACTTCTTTTCCATAGCTTGGTCCAATCGGCGAAGCTCGAAGGCCATGCGCAAAAGGATGCGGTGATTATTGGGGAGAAAATGCGGCAGATGAACCGCATCTTGGATCAGGTCCTTCATTTAGGCCGCTCTGCGGAACCGGCGCCCGAATGGGTAGACGTTTCCCAAATGCTGGAGGATATCCTGCTTTTGGTCCGCGCAAAAGCCCAAAAACAAGGGATAAGCGTCCGGAAGAAAATCACTCCCGGTTTGCCTCCGCTCCTCGCAGACCGTGCCCAGCTAGAGCAAGCCCTGTTGAATCTGGTTTTAAACGCGTTGGAAGCCATGCCAGGAGGTGGGACGCTTTGGCTTGAAGCGCAGCCTTACACCCACCGGGGAACTCGGTATCTGGCTTTGGGGGTGGGTGACACCGGCCCGGGACTGAGCCGGGAACAAAAAGAAGATCTTTTTACCCTTTTTCGGACCTCAAAGCCCGGGGGGACGGGGATTGGGCTTGCGATTGTCCGGAGGATTGTGGAGAATCACCGCGGAAAAGTCCTCGTACAATCCCGCAAGGGGAGGGGAACCCGGTTTCGCCTCTTGATTCCGTCGGACCCATTGGAGGTGAGCTAG
- a CDS encoding beta-propeller fold lactonase family protein, whose amino-acid sequence MPTWLWLVVALLLGTWSPLWCREGDARIFVSTENDGVWIFSYPKFELVGKVALEGRHPRGIALTPDGRYLITANRTTGDLAIINPKTLQVERSLAVGRNPEFVKVHPSGHWIVASYEPSISPAPKGKPQETILPRAHILVWEVGSWKQVADLAAGLETEGIEFSSDGHQLVVTNEGDSTIGVYHFPSGRLIRMVDLKPYGFRPRGIRRSPQASQYAVSLENSSKVLLLNSKTFQVERELSTEAGPYGVAWDPQGKFLIVAAARAGKLQVFDPQTGKLVTSVPVGQRGWHFSFTPDGQAIVVACGRSQDLHVVATGSWKVIQVIPDLPVPWGIVTLPLSAGSLGLP is encoded by the coding sequence GTGCCTACTTGGCTTTGGCTCGTCGTAGCGCTTCTTCTTGGTACTTGGTCCCCTCTGTGGTGCAGGGAAGGGGACGCTCGTATCTTTGTTTCGACGGAAAACGATGGGGTTTGGATTTTTTCTTACCCAAAGTTTGAATTGGTCGGCAAAGTAGCCCTAGAAGGGCGACACCCCAGAGGAATCGCTCTTACACCCGACGGGCGTTACCTGATTACGGCCAATCGAACAACTGGAGACCTTGCGATTATCAATCCCAAGACCCTCCAAGTGGAACGGTCGCTTGCGGTGGGTCGCAATCCCGAATTCGTCAAAGTGCACCCTTCCGGTCACTGGATTGTTGCTTCCTACGAGCCATCCATATCCCCTGCCCCGAAGGGGAAACCTCAAGAAACCATACTTCCACGAGCTCATATTCTGGTTTGGGAAGTCGGGAGCTGGAAACAGGTAGCGGATCTCGCAGCGGGTTTGGAGACGGAAGGAATCGAGTTTTCATCCGACGGGCATCAGCTGGTCGTGACCAATGAGGGGGATAGTACGATCGGGGTTTACCACTTTCCGTCGGGTCGGCTTATACGCATGGTGGATTTGAAACCCTACGGATTTCGACCTCGAGGGATCCGGCGCTCGCCGCAGGCCTCGCAGTACGCCGTTTCACTAGAGAACTCTTCAAAAGTTTTGCTTTTGAATAGTAAAACGTTTCAGGTGGAAAGAGAGCTCTCCACGGAAGCTGGCCCTTACGGGGTAGCATGGGATCCGCAAGGGAAATTTCTCATTGTCGCGGCGGCTCGTGCTGGGAAGTTGCAGGTTTTTGACCCGCAAACAGGCAAGCTTGTAACTTCCGTTCCGGTCGGGCAACGAGGGTGGCACTTTTCCTTTACCCCGGACGGCCAAGCCATCGTGGTTGCCTGTGGCCGTTCCCAGGACCTTCATGTAGTAGCAACCGGGTCATGGAAAGTAATTCAGGTGATTCCCGATCTTCCTGTTCCCTGGGGAATCGTGACTCTACCCCTTTCGGCAGGGAGTCTCGGACTTCCGTAA
- the ispF gene encoding 2-C-methyl-D-erythritol 2,4-cyclodiphosphate synthase — MIRVGIGYDVHRLVSGRPLILGGVNIPSARGLEGHSDADCLIHAICDALLGAVGERDIGFYFSNRDSQWKDAPSRIFLEKVVAQLAKLGAKVVNIDATIVAEEPHLSPYIPQIKTSIAQIMDISIGQIGVKATTQEGMGFLGRGEGIAVWAVAAVELRETPC, encoded by the coding sequence GTGATCCGTGTAGGAATTGGATATGATGTGCATCGCCTGGTCTCTGGCCGGCCGCTTATCCTGGGAGGAGTAAACATCCCTAGCGCCAGGGGGCTCGAAGGCCATTCCGATGCCGATTGCTTGATCCACGCCATTTGCGATGCACTTCTCGGGGCCGTTGGAGAAAGGGATATCGGGTTTTACTTTTCAAACCGGGATTCGCAGTGGAAGGACGCTCCAAGCCGCATTTTTCTCGAAAAAGTTGTCGCTCAGCTAGCGAAGCTTGGGGCCAAGGTAGTCAACATCGACGCTACGATTGTTGCAGAAGAGCCCCACTTGTCTCCCTATATCCCCCAAATCAAGACCTCCATTGCCCAGATAATGGATATCTCCATCGGCCAGATAGGAGTCAAAGCAACGACCCAGGAAGGAATGGGGTTTTTGGGACGAGGAGAAGGGATCGCCGTTTGGGCGGTCGCTGCTGTTGAACTTAGAGAAACCCCTTGCTAG